The following are encoded in a window of Brevibacillus ruminantium genomic DNA:
- the rsmH gene encoding 16S rRNA (cytosine(1402)-N(4))-methyltransferase RsmH, with translation MTALSFHHVTVLREEAVDGLNIRTDGIYMDCTLGGAGHSSLIASRLAPGGRLIAVDQDDWALENAKERLLPYIDRVTLVKSNFRHLKQIIDDLGLDGVDGVLFDLGVSSPQLDEGERGFSYNADAPLDMRMDQQAALTAYEIINEWDEQELARIIWEYGEEKFSRRIARQIVQSRQRAPVETTGELVELIKEAIPAAARRTGPHPAKRTFQAIRIAVNDELDAFRDAVIDAINILRPNGRVSVITFHSLEDRICKQVYQEYAKGCTCPPSFPLCTCGNEATVKIITRKPILPSEQELEANPRARSAKLRVAEKL, from the coding sequence GTGACGGCTTTGTCATTTCATCATGTAACGGTTTTGCGCGAAGAAGCCGTTGACGGACTCAATATCCGGACAGATGGCATTTATATGGATTGTACGCTGGGTGGAGCTGGTCATAGCAGTCTGATCGCTTCGCGTCTGGCTCCGGGCGGACGTCTGATCGCTGTCGATCAGGACGATTGGGCGCTGGAAAATGCTAAAGAGCGGCTATTGCCCTACATAGATCGAGTCACGCTGGTTAAGAGCAATTTTCGCCACCTCAAGCAAATCATCGACGACCTGGGGCTAGATGGCGTCGATGGTGTACTGTTTGATCTGGGAGTCTCCTCCCCCCAATTGGACGAAGGGGAGCGAGGCTTCAGCTACAATGCTGATGCTCCGCTGGACATGAGAATGGACCAGCAGGCAGCGTTGACTGCCTATGAAATCATCAATGAATGGGACGAGCAGGAGCTTGCCCGCATCATCTGGGAATACGGCGAGGAAAAGTTTTCCCGGCGAATTGCCCGGCAAATTGTCCAGAGCAGACAACGCGCTCCGGTCGAGACGACAGGCGAGCTGGTCGAACTGATCAAGGAAGCGATTCCGGCTGCCGCCCGCAGAACGGGTCCGCATCCTGCCAAACGGACATTTCAGGCCATTCGGATTGCCGTAAATGACGAACTGGATGCCTTTCGGGATGCCGTGATCGATGCGATCAACATCCTGCGTCCAAATGGAAGAGTAAGCGTGATCACCTTTCACTCGCTGGAGGACCGGATTTGCAAGCAGGTTTATCAGGAGTATGCCAAAGGCTGCACCTGTCCGCCTTCGTTTCCGCTCTGCACCTGCGGGAATGAGGCCACTGTCAAGATCATTACCAGAAAGCCAATTTTACCATCGGAGCAAGAGTTAGAAGCAAACCCGCGCGCCCGTTCGGCGAAATTGCGGGTAGCGGAAAAATTGTAA